The region aaaaaaaagatgctataacttttgagtttctaagctattttagggataaatcacaggacagcgctgacaacaagtttctgcgttcctctgtgtgcgcgcgatcttcacgttttgcgcagctgtttgtatgagtgttcgtgccacatgcagctgcgcgagcgcgacatatatatatatatatatatatatatatatatatatatatatatatatatatatatatatatatatatatatatatatatatatatatatatatatatatatatatatatatatatatatatatatatatatatatatctatgcgagcgcggtagctcgatataataatacacatccgatcgtctaatcgcttgaatgtccaaaccataaaacaaatacaactgacaaagtttagtcaagacgcaaggctcaccgctcgcgcgccatcactatgtgttgaaccggcgttcacctccgtgttttgcttttatgccactgactggacggggcggagtcacgtggctacacacgcagttatgtttttaagggggaagtattaacaggattaaaaaaccgaaataaccgacatgggaaaattgcgtcggttagaggttctgaatttcggtttcgattacttttcgattaatcgtccagccctaggtTTCATCCCCATGAGctcaagagaacaaaattgtCACTTCCTGAGAAATTGGcacaaaatatctgtaataaataTTGAAGTTGCAGCAAACAGGGCAAACACTGTGGCTCTTTTTTCCTCCATCATAAATTAgttgttttcttgtgttcagatgctggtgtttgtgaacacaattgcTTCCCACTTCTGAgagggaattaaaccaaatcattctgatgacagactttgactcAGGCATTTCTGAACcatcaaaccaacatttgagatgctgcaATGTGATTGGCccgctggttagtccagttatccaatcacggCCTCTGCTGAGGAAAAGTCACTTGAGTTTTCGTTGCCAAAAAACCTTGTTTCTTGTTTCCAGCCTAGTTTATGGGCATGtcttaaaaaaagtattttttttatctgcctcAATTGAGCAGATAAGTTTTTTaagcacatttttaaaatgtatgcgCATTTTGACATTTccatccagtgttttttttttatgcaaaatcccaaaatgcaaataaaaataggtggatggaaacatagcgaAATGTGGAAAGACTTATGAAGCATTAACCAGAGGTAAAATTGTCAGGGTATGAAATATGCTATAATTCTAAAGCTTGGGATTAGTAAGActtgtttttaaaaagaaattaacacttttattcagcaaagatacaataactttattcaaagtGGCAGTAAAAACTTCGAAATGatgcacaaaaaaaattcaatttcaaataaatgctgttcatttaaaCTCATTTGAAAAAAGTATGACCGTTTCTACAAAAACAGAGCAGCACAAGAGTTTTCAATATTAATAATCAaaggtttcttgagcatcaaatcatcatattagaatgatttctgaaggatcatgtgacactgaagactggagtaatgatgctgaaaattcagctttgatcacaggaataaattatattttaacatatactgacttaaaaaaagttatttttaaaaatggtaataatatttcaaattattACGGTTTTTACTAtatgatcaaataaacaaagccgaaaaacatttaaaaaataatctcgCTAATCCTAAACTTCTGATCGGTAGTGAATGAAACACATCTGACCTGGCATATCCGATGATAAGGCTACCGAACACTGTTCCGATTCCAGCACCGGATCCAGCCACTCCCACGGTGGCAGCTCCCGCTCCAATGAACTTAGCGGCGGTGTCAATGTCGCGGCTCGCGGCGCTGGTCTGGAAGCTTCTGAGGGCCACCTGAGTGAAGGGCGACTGAGGCAGGACAGCAGCACTGACCTACAAGTGCAAGACAGGACATTTACTTGACCTCTACACGACCCTGGTGTGTTCAGCCTGCCACCTACTGTCCCTTAACAGCAACAGAGCTAAAGCATGGTGTCAGCTCCAATATGACAAGCAATCACACTTCTGACCAGAAGGAATAATTAGTAACTTTATGAGGTGCAGGAAAGTatgacaattattttaaataccaTAAAGGGGTTAGTCCACCCCAAAATAAACATTCTGTCTTCAttcattccaaacccatgagACTTTGGTTAATTTTATGAAAGCTGAGAGGTTTTTATCCCTCCACTGAAAGTCCAGGAACTTAGAAGATCCAAAAAAGGTCATAAAGGCGTCATAAAATGAACCCATATGAATCAagtggtttaatccaagtcttggTAACAGATATGATCACTTCATATGATgagcagatttaatttaggcttaaCCAAGGACTCATGGGCTTGGGATGACATGAAGgagagtaaatgacagaattttcatttttgcacaaactattcctttaacacgCTTGCAGTGGATCAGAAGAGCTCTTTATCAACAAATCAAGTTGATAAGGTTATATTTTATCTTGTCTTATTCTGACTCTGATGCCTTGTACATCAACGTCGTTTTATCTACAAAGAATGACCTTCAAGACTGCAAATGAAGAGTAAAggtctttgcacactgagtctgaAATTTGCGTCCCAAAATtttcgcacgttaaaaaataaatacgacCTCACGTTGCGTCAATCACGTTtacacactgcctccgaaactttcaTCCGTCATTAAAAAATTAGAATCAGGTTTGATTTTCCGTGGCATGCATTTTaagagacgttttgacaattcagagccaccgtacaaGCGAACGCCAAAATCCCGAATGCAAtatgacaagttgatccacgtcgtctacagcacaaagcagcagcagcactgaatgacaaacaacgtgTGGAATACAAAGAGACAGAATTTACTGCTTGAAGactcattttgtattgttttgcaatTTTCGTAACAGATTCATTAATACACATCAGACTCAGTatgcaaggtctctgtgcgtgacgaatttttaggatcacaaatacaaaaaaacgcCTACGGAAATTtcagactcagtgtgcaaaggacTTTACCATAAATTAAAGGAGATAAATTGAGAGCCAAAAGTCAAGATTGACAGTCACCTCAGGTTTGACCTCTGGTCTGGAGAGTACAGCAGCAGAAACCGGCCTGTACAGGGACCTGGAGCCCGCACGCacctaaaacacacaaaacacatggaCTCTTATTAGATTAGAATATAAGAAACAGTATTGAACAGTTTTCTGAAAGGCATGTATGCTGGGAAAAGCCAGTTTCAAAAGTTATGGCTCAAGTTCTCCACAAGAAATGTGTGCATTCAACGCTGACTACTTTAAGGCACctttatgatgatgatgatgatgcattTATTAGGActattaaaggtatagttcacccaaaaatgaaaacggtcattggctaccatcaactgtttgattaccaacattcttcaaaacatcttcctttgtgttcaacagaagaaactcatacaggtttggaacaacttcagggtgagtaaatgacgacaATTTTACTTTTTGGGTGAAAGATCCCTTTAAACAGTCTTCATGTAGAACAGATTTATTATAAGTGTATGCTGCAGAGATGCCAGTACCAATAAACTATTAGACTGGCCTGGTAACTTAAACGTTATAAGTTCAGTTCCCGCAGGAGGCCATCCGTGAAGGATAAACAGTGTGCCCTTGATAAAGacaaccttaaaggattagttcactttcaaataaaattttcctgataatttactcacccccatgtcatccaagatgttcatatctttctttcttcagtcgaaaagaaatgaaggtttttgatgaaaacattccaggatttttctccttataatggacttcaatggcctccaaacggttgaaggtcaaaattacagtttcagtgcagcttcaaagagctttaaacgataccagacgaggaataagagtcttatctagcgaaacgattggtcatttttcggaaataatgtaaatgtatatgcttcatataaacaaatgatctcCGTCCAAGTGCTTCCGtaaaaaccgcactttcgtattcttcaaaaagctcacGCTGTATATCCTActccttccctattctacttacggaaaaaatggaactggagccgcgttcgttccgcaagtagaatagggaaggagTAGGatatacagcgtaagctttttgaagaatacaaaagtgcGGTTTTGACGGAAGCACTTGGACGgagatcatttgtttatatgaagcatatacatttttttttttaattgaccgatcgtttcgctatataagacccttattgctcgtctgggatcgtttaaagctgcactgaaactgtaattttgaccttcaaccgtttggagtccattgaagtccactataaggagaataatcctggaatgttttcatcaaaaaccttagtttcttttcgactgacggaagaaagacatgaacatcttggacgacatgggggtgagtaaattaccaggaaaattttatttgaaagtgaactaatccttttacCCTGGGTTTACTCCAGGGGGACTGGCACTGAAACACTTTACTCCTGTTACTTTGGAGgaaatcaacaaataaaaaatgaacaaaacccAACCACAACTGACATCTTAATCTGCATGCAGTTACTATAAGAAATAACGTAGCGTTACCAGACTAGGTGGAATAACCGCTTTACACTAATACAGAAGCAGACCAGATTAATATCTTATTAACTTGACCTTAACTTTAGCGCTTTGCgaactcaaaactttgacaCTGAAGCAAAAGGTCAAAGGTAAACTATAACAGCGCGTGACGTTTTACGTTAACCCTTTTAAATGCGtctatgaatgaatgaattactGACGTCAAGTTCAACCTGCAGGCCGCtttcattaaaaacagacaGTTAAACACAGTTAAACACGGTTCTGTGAGGGTAACAGCACTCACCAGGGCGGGGGTGGAGACGAACTTTGCGCAGGtgaacattttgaagtgtgATTTTGAGCGGCCCGAGACTTCTGCAAAGACAAAATATAAGGTCAGAGAAGATTTGAGTGAAGAGCTTTAGAAATACCGTTGTCGCACACAACAGATAAATCCTCTAACTCTATCCCAATCGAACCCGCAGCTGTGTGTTCACACAGACAGAGGATGAAGGACGGATGAAGATTTATCTGTGTGAAATGAACGCTGTCGTCCCTGTTCCACTCACCGGAGGCAGAGGTCGTTCCACTGGTTGTACTGCGGCTGCGCAGAGCTGACTCTGCGGAATGACCCGGATGTGAGTATGACGTCAACGCAAGGTCTTTGCTTTCGAGCTTTATTGGAAAGAGTTCAGAGACAATTCACAATgccacagaaaaataaacttaattacTTTAACGTTATTATAAATACACCGATATAATATGGATGCATTAgctttaattgcatttttttaaaacatcgaaAGCAGCCTTAGAGCTTGTCATTCAGTGAaagattgatttatttattttaaaaaacgtaggctgcataaattttgtaatttaaagggttagttcacccaaaaatgaaaataacgtcatttattactcaccctcatgtcgttccacacccgtaagaccttcgttcatcttcagaacacaaattaagatatttttgttgaaatccgatggctcagtgaggcctgcatagccagcaatgacatttcctctctcaagatccattaatgtactaaaaacatatttaaattggctcatgtgagtacagtggttcaatattaatattataaagagacaagaatatttttggtgcgccaaaaaacacagaataacggcttatatagtgatggccgatttcaaaacactgcttcatgaagattcggagcacaaatgaatcagtgtgtcgaatcatgatcgcatgtcaaaccgccaaactgctgaaatcacgtgactttggcgctccgaacagctgattcgacacgctgattcattatgctccgatgctttctgaagcagtgttttgaaatcagccatcactttataagttgttattttgtttttttggcactccaaaaatattctcgtggctttataataataatattgaaccactgtactcacatgaaccgatttaaatatgtttttagtacctttatggatcttgagagagaggaaatgtcattgctccctatgcaggcctcactgaaccatcggatttcaacaaaaatatcttaatttgtgttctgaagattaacgaaggttttacgggtgtggaacggcatgagggtgagtaattaatgaaattattttcatttttgggtgaactaaccctttaaatttataATAGAAAGACAAAGTACAAGCGggcacacaaaaagaaaaatatgcaaAACGAAATCAATAATAATCTTATAGGACATTCTTAtggctttttattattattatttgaggaTCATTTCTGAAGTTAATAGcagcataaaaatgtttaagctGAATGTAAGTGTATTGCATTTGATGTTACAGAACTTGACTgtctataataaaacataacgagTAACtgtttaaagaaaaaaacatattttatatcataattgtGACCAGTGACAGAACAGACAGACAtgaactgctcttttaattctttcaaatagcctaaataatataaaatgacataaattattcttgaaatgaccaaagtatttaaagggagaaggttacattaaaacatacatttgaacattaaattttgatgttaaatccactattgttttatattgaaTTCTTCTATACAGTATTTAACGTAATTACATCAGAAGCAACTGTaattaaatgacagaaaaattaagagtaatcccttactttactttttcaagaGAAAAGTCATTAAATAACAGTAATTAATTGCACCCAACAatgattttaacataaaaagtgTTGGTaaaaatttagattttattaCCTTTAATGTCATATTTGTGACTAAGTAGCTAGGTAATAATgtcaactttttatgtcatcataattatgatttaccaaagcatgatattttttcttatgtggTGGAAATACTACAAGTAATACTGCCCTGTAATTCTGTTCAATTTCACAGGCCCGTATTAAAGATATAGACAATCCAAACATAATATAAACCATTCTAAATTCATTCAGATTATATATCTCTGttcaacaaaaaagaaaataattctgTAATCTCAGAGGTGTGATGTGGGCGATGCTGTCCCAGAGCAGCTGTCACTGAGCGTCTGCTGAAAGTTGTCCACTTTCACATGCAGTATTTGTCTGCTTGAGGGTGATGAATGGCCCGCGGGTGCCGTGGCTTGTGTGGAGGTTCAGGTAATGAGTGCGCTGACGGCTGGAGCCTCAGGTGTGATCAGTGCAGGTGAGAGGCTCTCAATCTCAGCACACGGACACACAATCACtgccactcacacacacacacacacacagagagagagagagagagagagagagagaacacacTCACATCAATACTCTAATGCTGTTAGATGCTTTAAATTTTACAACACGTTATTCTCTTTTATGTTcaattaaatggttagttcacccaaaaatgaatattctgtcatttattactcacccttcattcatcttcagaacacaaattaagatatttttgataaaatctgatggctcagtgaggcctgcattgacagcaagacaattatcactttcagatgcccagaaagctactaaagacatatttaaaacagttcatgtgactacagtggttcaaccttaatgttatgaagcaacgagaatacatgaagcttcgaagctttacgaatcttttgtttcgaatcagtggttcagagtgagAATCAAACTACCAAAGTCACGTTGACTTGacgtttcaaaacact is a window of Megalobrama amblycephala isolate DHTTF-2021 linkage group LG6, ASM1881202v1, whole genome shotgun sequence DNA encoding:
- the atp5mc3a gene encoding ATP synthase membrane subunit c locus 3a, whose amino-acid sequence is MFTCAKFVSTPALVRAGSRSLYRPVSAAVLSRPEVKPEVSAAVLPQSPFTQVALRSFQTSAASRDIDTAAKFIGAGAATVGVAGSGAGIGTVFGSLIIGYARNPSLKQQLFSYAILGFALSEAMGLFCLMVAFLILFAM